A single region of the Cherax quadricarinatus isolate ZL_2023a chromosome 11, ASM3850222v1, whole genome shotgun sequence genome encodes:
- the LOC128687460 gene encoding streptococcal hemagglutinin-like: MASSVDYCEFLRPIETNPSRSAQEDIDKSVRQTGGPLNGVLMCEYLKENIPHKSSCSWERETERRKTCASSVSGRSSKSVCDVLDRSKAIFETLEKNKSIQEPSRPASSRNSGDRGVSSARFTRPVCLYLKMAREVVVPFSPAPDKRVERRCTSLESSTNTNPDSIKMVNGISAAIPASASGLKFKDEKQFVLSVATIDEQQGKSDFSADSTKVVASPGKPVLEKEKPKSHQDYTNPLLQIESRQKKLNSNTESPLRRDEDQTENQQVISTPSERYAQTGKRKEAAGRFSDSVNESSGEDKIGSTSPGCVTHQQSDAKIRFTATNIPLFKTQDTATSNSLSHKCQFLLNTHREDTNSNTAGPTCKFLSNTNSNSSATTSSTPTCKFVATPRGITGSNISTNNSTNTSPEVRFLANTNRDTGTSNSLSHKCQFLLNTHREDTNSNTTSPKCKFLSNTKSEDNNSNTAMNPTCKFLSNTKREDSNSTTTNPTCKFLSKTKREDINSNTTSPTCKFLSITKREDSNSNTTSPTCKFLSNTKREDINSNTTSPTCKFLSNTKREDINSNTTSPTCKFLSNTKREDSNSNTAGPTNSNIAGPTCKFLSNTQREDTNSNTAGPTSKFLSNTNSNSSATTSSTPTCKFVATPRGITGSNISTNNSTNTSPEVRFLANTNRDTGTSNSLSHKCQFLLNTHREDTNSKITSPTCKFLSNTKSEDNNSNTAMNPTCKFLSNTKREDSNSTTTNPTCKFLSKTKREDSNSTTTIPTCKFLSNSKREDSNSNTAGPTNSDTAGPTCKFLSNTQREDTNSNTAGPTCKFLSNTNSNSSASTSSTPTCKFVATTRGITGSNISTNNSTNTSPEVRFLANAKRDTGAITSTGHKCHFLSKTTTPDQRSNFNNFTCQILTNNNGNTNIGDVTKTENTKQTTNTIKAEEPKVTNDETSREHQFLRNISPHYDSTNNERSSTTTTNTPCSYINSKNSNTTAPINVTCGSINSNRNNLVTPSNVTCGYINSHRSNSAVNLNATCESPSRSKPDSAPPLGLTSKHSHFSTITQPVCGYLKREVNVSDKANTHTTPADTQDTQTYIPTASLVYQAHDKTISKFPMNPSDGRSSVGTKKLSLSSENKKNLLYRYEKVHPNISWTSTQFPRKNTTEESSSDNRFLASHIRQGAFLRQVTLDLKRISGHTKELETSELKAEVGAGKFVSRENEDEEVRNVKSVVWSAGVPGDWFTGSSSQHSFRTDGGSSSQHRSNTDEALQKTHDSESRRSLHNLTSSPVTLTQREDAENSTLNSSPRKSSQPAPFCKYLKSKDELPDMSTDMSCAYLAKHRGTQSTLGLSLENNIGFIRKQVTAPLGEKNKEQARGSYHGFELKINMSSQRELSATAEGTRPLCTYVEKCRDVGALLSRVDKGPSASSRGKMDGLTFNKENESETLICNYGVMEDKVNVSCKENERLAPTTSSSHGNECKNTATTEAASMPSPQHSHVNYCKMDNSKPNSNELLKSVNENPRKSLNSNRNLFKNLTHNTLSIGLRGNSPKDLESQYFSLDNLPVCVKKYSNNRSLSACGSVVNGEKFLFKASPLSVVDVNQSQTSVANKTSAEVLPRHSLLGAEMSSETMTKGPLGYSGKEDGSSRTSSLSRSKNISGNNTLSKNNSLSLTNTISKTNTPSRVCTLSRSSTLSENSTMSRTSTMSGISTSTSQCLAQYEDDEEFSDSSGSEALEKYDRNLAVSISPVPDSFRANDLDLVPPPSSCQDAGDGALTFGDVQTGAVSQHDIEIFASSPTETPERRTDNINELKRARKLRRESVVLDLESCNVSMELAERRPRSSNPGCSPLGTPHAKHVETEKEKFPVSEVRDFSAPIIHRCDFLLKRKDQSDMLSINLRTPSLASNFPSKEFLSSNKINTSEFSAFVSKNLTASERQNPLHNKNNIRTSMNALKGDPRAQGYDRTQESLTNSETHLSTGQQEDTSFSKSKSDHDSSAAHVTGSVPRELPKVQRSCTFLLKVQELLRNLPTSEPLPKLPITEPQHNLPTSEPQHILPTSEPLT; the protein is encoded by the coding sequence ATGGCGTCTTCAGTCGATTACTGCGAGTTCCTCAGACCGATAGAGACAAACCCTTCAAGATCTGCTCAAGAAGACATTGATAAATCAGTAAGACAAACTGGAGGGCCTCTTAATGGCGTCCTCATGTGTGAGTACCTCAAGGAAAACATCCCACACAAATCATCCTGCTCATGGGAACGGGAGACAGAAAGGAGGAAGACCTGTGCGAGCTCTGTGAGTGGAAGGAGCAGCAAGTCTGTTTGCGACGTACTCGACAGAAGTAAAGCTATATTTGAGACCCTCGAGAAGAATAAGAGCATCCAAGAGCCTTCTCGGCCAGCATCTTCAAGGAATTCTGGAGACAGAGGAGTTTCCAGTGCTCGCTTCACGAGACCCGTGTGTCTGTACCTCAAGATGGCTAGAGAGGTTGTGGTTCCCTTCTCACCAGCCCCTGACAAACGTGTGGAGAGACGCTGCACCAGTCTGGAGTCCTCGACAAATACGAATCCAGACTCCATCAAAATGGTAAACGGAATATCCGCTGCGATCCCAGCTTCTGCATCAGGATTAAAATTTAAGGATGAGAAACAATTTGTGTTGTCTGTGGCAACCATTGATGAGCAACAAGGCAAGAGTGACTTCTCTGCTGACTCTACGAAGGTTGTAGCATCACCAGGTAAGCCAGTTTTGgaaaaagaaaaacccaaaagcCATCAAGACTATACAAATCCCTTGTTACAAATAGAATCAAGACAGAAAAAATTGAACTCAAATACTGAATCACCTTTACGTAGGGACGAGGACCAGACAGAGAATCAGCAAGTGATTTCTACTCCCTCAGAGCGATATGCACAAACAGGGAAGAGAAAGGAAGCTGCTGGACGGTTCTCTGACTCAGTGAATGAGTCGTCTGGTGAAGACAAGATTGGCAGCACTTCTCCTGGCTGTGTAACACACCAACAAAGTGACGCGAAGATACGTTTTACTGCCACTAACATTCCTCTCTTCAAGACACAAGACACGGCTACCAGCAACTCACTCAGCCACAAGTGCCAGTTCCTCTTAAACACACACAGAGAGGACACTAACTCCAACACTGCCGGTCCCACGTGTAAgttcctctccaacactaactCCAACTCATCagccaccacttcctccacccccaCGTGCAAGTTCGTCGCCACCCCAAGGGGCATCACTGGCTCCAACATCTCTACCAACAATTCCACCAACACCAGCCCAGAGGTCAGGTTCCTCGCCAACACTAACAGGGACACAGGTACCAGCAACTCACTCAGCCACAAGTGCCAGTTCCTCTTAAACACACACAGAGAGGACACTAACTCCAACACCACCAGCCCCAAGTGTAAGTTCCTCTCCAACACAAAGAGTGAGGACAATAACTCCAATACTGCCATGAACCCCACTTGTAAGTTCCTCTCCAACACAAAGAGGGAGGACAgtaactccaccaccaccaaccccacttgTAAGTTCCTCTCCAAAACAAAGAGGGAGGACATTAACTCCAACACCACCAGCCCCACGTGTAAGTTCCTCTCCATCACAAAGAGGGAAGACAGTAACTCCAACACCACCAGCCCCACGTGTAAGTTCCTCTCCAATACAAAGAGAGAGGACATTAACTCCAACACCACCAGCCCCACGTGTAAGTTCCTCTCCAACACAAAGAGAGAGGACATTAACTCCAACACCACCAGCCCCACGTGTAAGTTCCTCTCCAACACAAAGAGGGAGGACAGTAACTCCAACACCGCTGGTCCCACTAATTCCAACATTGCCGGTCCCACGTGTAAGTTCCTCTCCAACACACAGAGGGAGGACACTAACTCCAACACTGCCGGTCCCACGTCTAAgttcctctccaacactaactCCAACTCATCagccaccacttcctccacccccaCGTGCAAGTTCGTCGCCACCCCAAGGGGCATCACTGGCTCCAACATCTCTACAAACAATTCCACCAACACCAGCCCAGAGGTCAGGTTCCTCGCCAACACTAACAGGGACACAGGTACCAGCAACTCACTCAGCCACAAGTGCCAGTTCCTCTTAAACACACACAGAGAGGACACTAACTCCAAAATCACCAGCCCCACGTGTAAGTTCCTCTCCAACACAAAGAGTGAGGACAATAACTCCAATACTGCCATGAACCCCACTTGTAAGTTTCTCTCCAACACAAAGAGGGAGGACAgtaactccaccaccaccaaccccacttgTAAGTTCCTCTCCAAAACAAAGAGGGAGGACAgtaactccaccaccaccatccccacttgTAAGTTCCTCTCCAACTCAAAGAGGGAGGACAGTAACTCCAACACCGCTGGTCCCACTAACTCCGACACTGCCGGTCCCACGTGTAAGTTCCTCTCCAACACACAGAGGGAGGACACTAACTCCAACACTGCCGGTCCCACGTGTAAgttcctctccaacactaactccaactcatcagcctccacttcctccacccccACGTGCAAGTTCGTTGCCACCACAAGGGGCATCACTGGCTCCAACATCTCTACCAACAATTCCACCAACACCAGCCCAGAGGTCAGGTTCCTCGCCAACGCTAAGAGGGACACAGGTGCCATCACCTCAACAGGCCACAAGTGCCATTTTCTCAGCAAGACAACGACACCAGACCAGAGGTCCAACTTCAACAATTTTACGTGCCAGATCCTCACCAACAACAATGGGAACACCAACATTGGAGACGTTACGAAGACTGAAAACACCAAACAGACTACAaatactatcaaggctgaagaaCCCAAGGTTACAAACGACGAAACTAGCAGAGAACATCAGTTTTTGAGAAATATTTCACCTCATTACGATAGTACTAATAATGAGAGATCAtctacaaccacaacaaacacaccTTGTTCTTATATCAATAGTAAGAATAGCAATACAACTGCCCCTATAAATGTAACATGTGGATCTATTAACAGCAACAGGAATAACTTAGTTACACCTTCTAATGTAACATGTGGCTATATCAACAGCCACAGGAGTAATTCAGCTGTCAATCTTAATGCAACTTGTGAATCTCCTAGCAGGAGTAAACCTGACTCGGCCCCACCATTAGGTCtcactagcaaacacagtcactTCTCGACGATAACACAGCCAGTGTGTGGATACCTCAAGAGAGAAGTGAATGTCTCAGACAAGGCTAACACCCACACTACTCCAGCCGATACCCAAGATACTCAGACATATATTCCCACCGCTTCGCTTGTATACCAAGCGCATGATAAAACCATTTCTAAATTTCCTATGAATCCTAGTGATGGAAGGTCGTCAGTGGGTACTAAAAAGCTATCACTTAGTAGTGAAAACAAGAAGAATCTCCTTTATAGGTACGAGAAAGTGCATCCAAATATCAGTTGGACCAGCACTCAATTCCCCAGGAAGAATACCACAGAAGAAAGCAGTAGCGACAACAGATTCTTAGCTAGTCACATCAGACAGGGTGCATTCCTTCGGCAGGTAACTCTCGATTTGAAAAGAATATCCGGCCATACTAAGGAGCTCGAAACATCTGAGTTAAAAGCCGAAGTCGGAGCTGGAAAATTCGTTTCTCGTGAGAATGAGGATGAAGAAGTTCGAAATGTGAAGAGTGTTGTGTGGTCAGCGGGTGTACCAGGTGACTGGTTCACAGGATCATCAAGTCAGCATAGCTTCCGCACTGACGGAGGATCATCAAGTCAGCACAGATCGAATACTGACGAAGCACTGCAGAAGACACATGACAGCGAGTCTCGTCGAAGCCTCCACAATCTGACCTCGTCACCCGTGACCCTCACTCAAAGGGAAGATGCTGAAAACTCAACTCTCAACAGTTCACCCAGAAAAAGCAGTCAACCAGCCCCATTTTGTAAATACCTCAAGTCAAAGGATGAACTCCCTGATATGTCAACTGATATGTCTTGTGCATATCTTGCTAAGCATCGAGGAACACAGTCGACATTGGGTTTATCTCTGGAAAATAACATAGGATTCATCAGGAAGCAGGTTACGGCGCCTCTGGGAGAGAAGAACAAGGAGCAAGCCAGAGGTAGCTATCATGGATTTGAGCTTAAGATTAATATGTCTAGCCAGAGGGAGCTGTCCGCCACGGCTGAGGGTACTAGACCACTCTGTACGTACGTGGAGAAATGTAGAGACGTCGGGGCTTTGTTGTCCAGGGTTGACAAAGGTCCCTCGGCAAGTAGTAGAGGAAAGATGGATGGCCTCACCTTCAATAAGGAAAATGAAAGTGAAACTTTGATTTGCAACTACGGCGTGATGGAGGATAAAGTAAATGTGTCGTGTAAGGAAAATGAAAGgctagcaccaacaacatcatcaaGTCATGGTAATGAGTGCAAGAACACGGCAACCACTGAAGCAGCATCTATGCCCTCACCTCAGCACTCTCACGTAAATTACTGCAAAATGGATAATTCAAAGCCAAACAGCAACGAACTTTTAAAGTCTGTCAATGAAAACCCGAGGAAATCACTTAATTCTAATAGGAACCTTTTCAAGAACCTAACACACAATACACTCAGCATTGGTCTTCGTGGAAATTCTCCTAAAGATCTAGAATCTCAGTATTTCAGTCTTGACAACTTACCAGTCTGCGTAAAGAAGTACAGTAATAATCGATCTCTGAGTGCTTGCGGATCTGTTGTTAACGGAGAGAAATTTCTTTTCAAGGCCTCACCCTTATCGGTGGTTGATGTAAACCAGAGTCAGACTAGTGTTGCCAATAAGACTTCTGCAGAAGTATTACCAAGACACTCTCTCCTTGGCGCTGAGATGAGCTCAGAGACTATGACAAAGGGTCCTCTGGGGTATTCTGGGAAAGAGGATGGCTCCTCAAGAACCAGCTCTCTGTCAAGGAGCAAAAATATCTCAGGGAACAACACTCTTTCGAAAAATAACTCCCTGTCATTAACCAACACGATATCGAAGACCAACACTCCTTCGAGGGTCTGCACCCTGTCAAGGAGCAGCACCCTGTCAGAGAACAGTACCATGTCAAGGACCAGCACTATGTCAGGTATCAGCACGTCTACAAGTCAATGCTTGGCCCAGTATGAGGACGATGAAGAATTCTCTGATAGTTCTGGCAGCGAGGCTCTCGAGAAATATGACCGTAACCTTGCTGTGTCTATCAGTCCAGTGCCTGACAGCTTCAGAGCCAATGATCTGGATCTCGTTCCGCCTCCATCATCTTGTCAGGACGCGGGAGACGGGGCGCTCACTTTCGGAGACGTACAAACGGGAGCTGTGTCGCAACACGATATTGAAATCTTTGCGTCATCTCCTACTGAGACACCCGAGAGAAGAACAGACAATATTAACGAATTGAAAAGAGCTCGGAAACTCAGGAGAGAATCTGTTGTATTAGACCTGGAAAGCTGTAACGTCTCCATGGAACTTGCAGAACGTAGACCCCGTAGCAGTAATCCGGGATGCTCTCCTCTAGGGACGCCACATGCAAAACACGTCGAGACAGAGAAAGAAAAATTCCCTGTTAGTGAGGTAAGAGACTTTTCAGCTCCCATAATTCACAGATGTGATTTCCTCTTGAAAAGAAAGGACCAGTCAGATATGCTCTCTATCAATCTAAGAACACCCTCTCTAGCCTCCAATTTCCCCAGTAAAGAGTTCCTCAGCAGTAATAAAATCAACACCAGCGAATTTTCTGCTTTCGTCTCTAAGAATCTTACAGCCAGCGAGAGACAGAATCCCTTACATAACAAAAATAATATTAGAACCAGCATGAATGCATTAAAAGGTGACCCCAGAGCGCAGGGCTATGATAGGACTCAGGAGAGTTTGACGAACTCAGAGACTCATCTAAGCACCGGACAACAGGAGGACACATCCTTTTCGAAGTCTAAAAGTGACCACGACTCGTCAGCCGCACACGTTACTGGAAGTGTTCCTCGCGAGCTGCCGAAGGTTCAACGCTCTTGTACATTTCTCCTGAAAGTACAAGAACTTCTACGAAACTTGCCAACTTCTGAACCTCTACCTAAACTGCCAATCACTGAACCTCAACATAACCTGCCAACTTCCGAACCTCAACATATCCTGCCAACCTCTGAACCTCTTACATAA